The Enoplosus armatus isolate fEnoArm2 chromosome 5, fEnoArm2.hap1, whole genome shotgun sequence genome contains the following window.
AGAGAGCTCCTATTCGCTAAGCTCAGAAAGCTGgtcagaaagacagagcagcaAAGACAACCAGCCTGACAAAGTTCAATACAACATCCCTGCATACTGTATGACACACATAGCACATCCACACATGTGAATCAGCTCTGTCTTTACATATTGTATTTTGTCCAAGGTTTTGTTGAAGTTGTGCTTTTCTTCATATcatcatttttgtcattaattttattttcgTTGATATAAATGTCATCCATTAAAATATTGTCTGTCTATTAAGGATGTGGATAGTTTGCTGTAGAGACCATATCCACACATATTACATAGTGATAAAACATGTCAGGATAGCCATCCAACAACTGAACTTGTGTTGACAAAGTAACGTAATTAttactttttaacatttaaaggcCAGAGCCTGTTGCTATTTTTTATATTGACTCTCTGTTTAAGCATACATATGTATGTGAACATaggttgctgtttgtgtttatatctgtatttgttGAAAAAGCATATTATTTATGTGTAGTTGGATGAAACTGGAGCTGCATGTTTTTTCCATGTTTGTGCATTAAACTCAGTATTGTACTGtatcacattttaatgtaataatatataacttgactgaatataataaatagtaTAAGAATATAATGTAAGTAGAGAATGCATGGaggcattttttgtttttctgtgcaagTGTGACTAACACACAACAATatctttgtttaattttgacTAATtaattagctggtgaacaacACTATTCTTTGCAATGTCAATGCTGTCAAATTAATTTTATTGTCATAATGTCCATTTTTGATCatggtgttttgtgttttctgacagtAGAATATGAATGAAGTGATTTTGTTATGCTTTACACATACTAAAAGAGGATTCTTTGACAAGCGTGAAAATCAGTCAACGATAACAGTTTAATTATTTgatctctgttgtctctgtttttcGTGCATTTAGCTATTCCCAGCTTGCTGAGTTATGTAGCACCTAACATTGTGACCTTTTCAACTGAGTCATCAGCagggttttcattttcatttcgaGAAGCTCCTCATTGTTTTCCAAAGGTTTATTGTGCAATTTCCTGAGTAGTGGCAGGGCTTTAAACACCAAATTTTACATAGGTCACAGACATTTAGAATAGGCTTGGATTTGGCTGATGTGTAAGCAGTATATATCCTGTAGCATACAGTGtgtatcattcattttatttgtgtgaatgtgtgttatgAACACGTGTTATAGTGTCAGCCTAGAGAAGCACACTTTTAgttcctacacacacaaacacaaactcccCCACCACCATTACAACAGTACATCATTCCCTCCGTTCTCCTCTTGCCCTTCACATTTCAAGGTTTGAAACATTAATACAACTATACAAATCTCAATAAAAATCCTGGGAATGcaaagctcttttttttccttctctctctttcctgaaTCACCTCGATTACTCTGGACCTGCATTTACAATGTAATTTCATCCATACCTTGAAAAAACTtaatctgctgtgaaaatgttgttgcaGTATGGAGTATATTGACTCAGGCTCTTGttttaacacaaaatatatttttttctataaaGATTACTTTTAGTGTTGTTAGGTCTGGTTTATTGAAACTTTATAATATATTCTAATAACTTTCTAATACATAATTTTAAAGTTGGAATCATCTGGAGGTCTCAGCTCTCATGAAATAGACAGTCAGTGACGTTTGATGCTTACTTAGGCCCCAATCCCCCGTTAAACACACTTAACTTCATAGGGCTTTTATACAACAGACAGAATCAGGTGCTTTCTTTCACTCATGACTAATCACACCATGCTTGATCCaccatttcatttacattgGCATCTCTCCTGGAAtgagcaaagaaaagaagcaaggATGAAATATTGCACTGTGTTCTGGGTCCGCTTTAAGTTTCATAATAAAAAGAGGGGTGTTATTGAGATAGAGCCAATGAGAAAAGGCAGTGAAAAGTACATGTGAGGACAAATACAAAGCCTGTAGTTCTATATCACAAGTATTGTGATATcctaatataataatacttaGGGAAGATAATTAAGTATTGCAATTCAGACAACTGCAGCCATTGAGGCAACAAGGGCATTATAGGGCACATAGTCTTTCTACAGGAAGGTTATAAAGGCTGTTGTATGATAAACTTATGTTTCTTAAAAAAAGCACTTATTCCAAGCATCAATAATGTTGTGGTGATAAAATGTGTTCTACATGGATGAGGTAGACTGAAACTCATGACtgacatgatttattttcaagAATTATGAGCAGTGTTGCACCAAACCCAAGAGAAAATCACGTTTACACAAAGAGCATATTTGTATGagcagtgtgtgcatgcttacTCATGCTTACTCACATTCCTGTGTGTGAACAGAGTACGTATTTGTGCActttctgtactgtatgtaagtataatccGTACAAAACCACTATACATTATTAACAGTTTCAAGGAATCATCTGCCATAATCCATTTCACGTTACTGTTATTAGCCCTCCATATATAGAAGTGAAGGAATTTGGGAACAATCCCACCATTTCATATACAGAGGGTGtgcatatacacatacaatacCTGgttacacacctacacacaagGCCAGCATACCAGGAGGACAACAGAGACCAGCATAGTGTAGCACAGAAGTAGTCCACTCTACATGGGTGGAGTGTTTTGTTTAATGTGTCCTGTTGACCTATTTGAATCATCCTTTTGTTGGTATAGTTGGTTCGCACTCATGCATCATCCTCTCTGCTATCCAGAGAAAAagaattgcttgtttttttccaacctcTTGGATTGAAcgtgtgtaggtgtgtttaGTGGTAGATTTGTCGACACAGTTTGCAGCATGTTTGCAGATCGACCGCACTCTCCCCCTCAGCTTTATGAACCCTCAACAGATCCAATGGGGACTGCTTCACCTACAGTAAGTGGCGCCAAGTGGATTTGGCATTGTCCTGTTCACTTTCACTGCGTAACATACTTGTCAACATCGTGTCACATGTAACATGATGTTGACAAGTACATCAATTCTAAtatatctttctctctttacacAATATGtgattgcacacacacaagtacaatTAATCAGTGGTTAAAGGTCAAGTCAATTTATTGACAGataacattaaaattaaaaattatGCATATTATAAGTTCTCCAAGAGGgaatccaaaacaaaaatagTAGTCATATTTACAATTGAGAATGTAGCAGTGCTTAAGCAAATGAGCCAGGTttctctgacaaaaaaaaaatagctgtaAAGCTGCCACTTAAAAAAGTTACATACTTTATGATCTTTGTAAAgatgagaaactgaaaaaaaaaccactCCGAGACATTGAAACAATGGCATGCctaaaaatgaaactttcaGCTGTATCATATCAACTGTGACTCTTTTTGAACAGTAAAGCTTAAAGAACAGTGAGACACTAAAGAACGGAGACATTCATATAAAGGAGTATTGTTTGGTCACCTTTACCTCCCTGTAACAGTATATTTTATATCACCATCCTATGTGCAGAGAAGTCAAAGGGTGATGTCATCTACCGAAAGAAAGATAAAGGAGATAAAAAGGAGACGAGTGAATGGTTTCAAGCCACCTCATATGATTGTTGGCTTCggggaaaaataaatgcaacCTCCTTTTCTCTGAATGCTGTTAGAGCAGAGTTTCAGGGGCAAACTGCAGTCATACCTACACAGACCAGAGATATGGATACAGTCTTAGTGCCAGCCATATAATCTCCTGTCTACACACTGTTCCATGTTATACATTTCAAACATTGGAAACTGGCACTTGGTCTTGCACTGGCAACTTCCTCtaacagcagcaaagcagcctTCATGTCATTGCCTATATTCAATACACAAAAGCAGGTCTATATTGGGAGCTATACCAGCCTGTTTGTTGTAACATGTAGAAGGTCACATTTATGATTCAATGAGCATTATTCTCATTCCCAAATGACTGCATATGTAAAGTTGTTTACTTACACTACAACAAAATCATGCTTGAACAAAGAAGGGggtagtacacacacacacacacacacacacacacacacctatacatCTTATTATAGGTAACTATTGAGATGCTGAGACTTGTGGTGTGCTGTAAAGATTAAGGCTCCAAATATAATGTTGCCTAAATTGCCCTATTGGACATTATCCCTCTCTTTGCCATATTACTACATCCCACTCAGCTAAGCTCAAtcacaaaaatgtgtgtatgcaggGTGTGAAGAATGTTTGGAGGTATGCACATTGTTACACAATGGTCTTATCATTTAAATACCAATATTCTGTGTGGAATGTGGCTCATGTGCTGATGAAGATACCATTCACTCTGCAATATAAATCATTTACCGTACCAGCAAGCATCTGCCTGTGTGCCACATGGGTTACACAACTAAGGGCTAGTTCTTTCCAACAGTGTTGTTGTATTTAACAGAACCACCTGCCAAACTTTGATGCAATATCAGAAACACCAGGATGGTTTagcaaacacatcaaaacaatcTAAGGTTTCAGTAAAAGCTGCACTCAGTGATAAATGTTAACTTTGGCCGAActgaatatttttcttttgctgttgtgAAAATCCTTTCCTACTTTGCCTTATACTGGATTCTTAAAACCCCTGATGGGACAggtcagatttttcttttgtggtaTGCATTACTAACTTATAGTATTGATACTGATGCAATGGAGATAAGATCAGGTATCAGGTCCTGTGGTGGGAAACCAGAATGAGCAGCACCACACAGGGCCAGCTACCACCATCTACAGTACAACTTTTGTGATATTCCACAGTTTTCCACATTTTCCCCTCAGATCTCTCAGGTATTGTGTTTGTTGGACAATAACTACTATTGTACTGGAGTGATGGTGtcaaatgtgttgtgttgttctcAAACCAcccaaaaatattttcaaaatccTGTTTCCTACTGATATCTAATCTCATAAAATGCATgagtgaaaaaagaagaagttaatatatatttacagaaatagcatcaccaaagaaaaaaagaaacaaaccaaaGGTTTAACACCAGATGAGAAAAATGTGCACCTAACCAAACACTGGTGCACTGTGTGGAAAAGCTGGAATGAATTCTGATAGTCAAGAGTTTTTACAAGTTTTCCTTGAGCCATTTGATATAGTTGTCTGTCATGCGACGTGCAATCAGGAAGTCGGTTGGCCACACGGTGAACATCAGCCCTCCATGAAATCCTGTGTCATAGTGTTCATGTGTCACCTCAACACCAGCAGCACGGAGCCGTGTGACGTACATGATCCCATCATCACGGAGAACATCATACTCACATGTCAGAATATAGGCCTTGGGCAGAGAGTGTAAGGCCGTGTCTGGAACCAGCAGGGGTGACGCCCTCGGGTCAGTAAAAGATCGAGATATTCCATTCATCCCAACTTCCTCCCCTCCGTCGCCCTGCACCACAGCAGGAGCACTGTAGTTGTATTTTCTATGATAtgtttctggcagaaaggcgCTCCAGTTGACAAACTTCAGCAAGCTGGAAGACTCAGGGTTGTTGTGGGTGTTGGCCATCATGGCTCTGAAAAGGGCCTTGTCGCTGGTGAAGTACTCACTCCAGAAACGCACCATGAGGGTGCGGGGCAGAATTGGCATGTCCTGATTCTGCTGATAGGAAGGCGTGTTAAGGTCCAGGGCCTGCAGCACGGGGTAGATGAGTGCTTGGGCCTTCAACTGAACCTGCTGTCCAGGCTCTTTTTGTAACTgccaagagagacagagagagattggaATGCATATGAGTATATCTCAATCAGATGAAATATGAGCTGAAAGTTATAAGAAATAAGCTGGCGTCATCTGATCACATTTACTAGTCATGGTTGTTTACAGGAAGAATTTGCATCACTCCCAGTGTTCTGTATTTATCCGTCTCTAAAATCAAAGCCAGGAATTACAGTGATGCATAGCAACTGTTTCTATGAACACACAAGACCTACAACAGGCTTAACTCGTGAATGTAGTAAGAGAACTGGATTGGTGCAACAGTACAGCTGTCCACCAAAACATAACTTGCTCAACCAGCACATATGCcaaagaaaaaagcatttaaagcatattttctagtcatcaataaaacaaaaggacaaTTTAGGGGGtcctcaaaacaaaatgtttcaaaagaataaaatgttaatatgagAGCAGTTGAACCTATCTATGTAATACTGCCACTCCACTACCACATTAAAGCTGGAATGAATTTTAAGTTATACATAGGTTATACTACTCAAAAGTCAAAGTAAACAAGATGTATCCCAGTGTGTCAGCATTGTGTAACAAGCTGGCACCCTTTCACACCAAATCTGGTCATGCCCCAGCCTCCACTCATTCTGGACTTCTATATTTGATTTCCACTCAAAAGCATTTGACAAGCAATGGGAAGCCGACCCCCCTGTGGCCATTCTGGGGTCTACATATGGCACTGCTTTGAACTCCGGTAGCAACAAATGGCCGGTGTATCTGGGTACTGTGTTGGCCAAAAAGCTTATTTTGCGATTATGGAAGTCTGATGCTGTGCCTTCAATTGAGATGTGGCTGACTTTGATTCAAGATCACAGGAAGGAGAAGAGTGTTGAGACATTTAAGGGGTCTGAGGGAGGATGAAGGAGTGAGATAGAGGCAATTTTCAATtttgacagttttcatttttatcctGTAACAGTGATAGCTGAACATACTGTGGGTTTatatgttttacacatttttttcttggtCTGCTCTCTTGGTTTGCGCTCTCTTATGCTAGCATTAGTCTTGCTCTTTAACTACCTCGCCCACTGTGGTGCATGAAAATCTGCCAAATAATCATAATTTTATGTTCTTTATGCCgctgtaatgttgttgttgaaagaaaaaaataattagaaCGCGTAAATATAATATACccatggtaaatacagagagacagagctgtgATTTTTGgtaattaaacaaaacaggatATGTCTAATCCATGCACTAGTAGTAGAATGCAGCATGCTACTCTGCACCAGAAGCTGCAGGAAAGTTCACAGCGAGCCGACAAGCAGCTCTGTGGGTTACCTACCTGCCTCCTTTGGCTGACTTTCTGGGGAATGTGACAAAGTAGAGGAAAGGCATACAGTGGCTTTTTTGGGTTCGTCATGTGGTCAACCTCATTACGTATGAACCAGTGAGTGAACTGGGGTTTTGCCTCGAAGTTAAGAGATCCCTATCTACCAGCCTGATGTCTGACTTGTGATGTCAGTGTTGTCACAAAAGATCCACTATTGGGTGCCAGGGGACATGATGTCTGCTCCAGAATCTTGTAGACTTGGAAAATGAGGCACTTTGAGGGATCAGCGTGGTGCAACACTAAGAGTTCAGAGTTTTGAACAGTCATGCTGGAGTGCACCTGTTGGCTGGGATGTGGTGCTTTTTTCTGAATTGATTCCAATCCCCCACTGTGTTAGGTGCtgtgtcagaggtgtgtgtgtttcttcctctttcacgAGCTTCCACAGATCAGTCTAATGAAATTCCAGTCtctctaaatgtattttacatttacttataTTAATTTTTTATGCCCAATGggaatacaaatatttattgttttcttctcctgtACCCTGAAACTCCCTCCTGTAAGAGTAACTGCACCTCCGACCCCATcctcatttttctctttctctttttttcctgctgtaatTTGAGATGGCCAGTTCCCCTTGCATTGATATTATGAGAAGTAGCCTAAATGTTATGTTATGCCACTCATACAGTATACAATTATAGAAGTGCACTGCAACTTTATAACTAGACATGATGTCATGGCTTTTTCCCCTATGAAGAATTGACAATCTCTTTGCAACATGGTGAGGGTGTAGACAGCCGTGTATCATCACCAAGCTCCACAGGGATGGTGTAATGCAGCATATATTCACTCTATAAACCCAGTTTTTCAAATATGTCTTTGAGCAGTTGAGATccataaaataaagttataCATGATAGGCCTCTTGTGGTTCAGGGTAATACAACACTATTTACTCATTAACCTTGTCTCATGTCACCTCTTCATACAGTTTTACCTTATGTGAACCAGAAAAATAGAGGTgacactaaaaagaaaaaatagattCAGTACCTGCTGGGAGACAGCAGCTGCCAGGTTCCCCCCAGCACTATCCCCTGACACAGCAATACGTCCTGGGTCCACAGAGTACAGGGCCAGCACCCCCTTCTGGAGGAAATGTTTGACCACACGGTATACGTCCTCATATGGGACAGGGAAGTGGTGAGCAGGGGCAAGGCGGTACCTGAAAAAGCAGAAAGGTGCAGATTAAAGGTAGAGCATAAATAAACATGAGCTTTGAAGGGCATGTGCACAGATAACACTTTGAGCCagggaaaataaacatgatggCATTTTTTGAGGGGATAACAGGTGGCAAACGAAagtaataagtaaaaaataaatcacaatggAAAGGCTGTAATTACAAAATGCAATTCAGATTTAGGGCAGATTTACTGTATAAACTTACTAACTTATCACTTACATTAGGTTAACACAACTACTGACAGTAGTTTTAAAGATCAACTTTCTCATTTCATTCGGCCATGTTTTGGAGAAGAAAtaagtatgtaaaaataaataaataaagcaacagAAAGCTGCTCAACCAGGCTGTAAATTATAAAATCAGTGAACAGTATTATCACATTACATTTGCCTGTTATCTAGCAACCTATTCACCAGCTGATTTAACATATTAGGGGAAAATGCCCAAATTGAGTTATCATAATACACATCAACTGATATCAGTTCAGTGTAAATTTGCCGGATTTATCCAAATGACAAAATTCTATTTGAAATtctattaaatataatattttcagacaaaaaaatcTTTCAGCATAGGTGTAAGATCAAATAATGGTAAAATAAGaacctttgtttttaaatgatctcCTGGTGATGTAGACCTGGAATCACACTAAACTGATGAATGGCAATGCTTTGTAATATTCAATCAACAAATAATCTATGAAATTGCTAAACCTTTTTTTCAGGGCATTTCTGTTAAATCCATTTTAACGTATGGTTTGTCTTCTGAattcaaagttaaaataaataccTCAAAATCTTGCTGACTATTGAAATAAGGTCCATTACATACATTCACTTGAAGTGgtatgtgttttgtgctttgtttGGGGTCACACATGGTCACACATGGCTGACTTTAAGAGTGTGAAATGCTGGTATTACTCATTGAACTCTTAACAAATTGCAGACAGGAATTCGGATGAGGCAGATACCCCCACACACCCCACACTGATCCACTCTACCGCCCACTGTCAAAAACTATCTGTCAACAAGCACAGCCATGTTATACgcaccaaaaaaagaaagcatgacTTAATGGCTGAGTACTGGTCTTTCACCTAAGTGCCAATTGATGAAGCTTAAAAACGGTGAGTAGTGAATTATAGGACAGAGAGAGTACTGGCAAAAGAAAGTTACAGTACTGAGAAGCAGAGTTAGAGCCGGATGTGCCAAAGAACAACAGTGAGTGCAGCTGTGACAGGGAAAGGCCTGGCGAGACCTGTTAGCTTCACTCTGCTGCATCATCCAGCCTGTGACTAATGAAGGAGGACAGGCACATATGACAACAGAaaattgtgtgtgagagacggagaggaagagagagggaaacagaaggGCTTAACtatcaataatacaaataaaacaggatgtgttttatgatgtgtCATTGAATGTGCCTGCTCCTACAACACTAACTTATGggcaaattgtcatttttatgcaGCAGTTTGTGCAGTATATTACAGTCGCTGCATATACTGGCTATAAAttgtattgtataatttccccccggggatcaataaagtatttctgattctgattctgataaaatatgaaatacttaCTCTACAGAAAGAACAACTGCATCTAGCTCAGTGACCATTTTTCTGGCCAGGAGATCATATGGACTCAtccctggagagacagagaaaacagacacagatcaGAACAGAGATTTTAAAGCAACACAAAGCACCACAATAATTTACATCCACCCATTTCTGACACCTCACTGCAGTAACCGAGAAGAACCTGCCATCTAGTCTAGCGGTACTGGCAAAATCTGTGTTAATGTAATTGTTACAGCCGTTCAACAGATTGCAGGAACAGCGTGAGATGTGTCAAACTGCATGTCATGTCTTTACGTTTTGGATTAGCAAAGGTAACCACCCTCGGAGGTTCCCACCGCTCCAGCAGACGGTGTGTTATTTCCTCAGGAAACTGTGAAAGCTTTGCGGCTTGTGTTTGATAGGTTGTTCATAATTTATGGTCCTGTCATAGGGAGTCTATGTAAAGCTGTAAAAGTAATTTGTCACATCCGTCAAAAGGTGAATTTCCAGAATACTTTTTTCAGAGTAATAGTAGAATTACTGTGTGATGAACACATCACAATAATATGTATTACccattcatccatctttctAATCACCCTTAAAAGTCAAGCCATAATTCTGTGTGATACAGGAGAAGACAGGCCAACCCATCAACTTACGGGAACTCCCCAGACACCATCCTCCACCGTGCAGGTATATGACAGCTCTCCTGAGCTCAGTGTCACCGGCCCGCTGCTTTGGCTGGTACAGCACCACCTCCACTCCATCAAACTTCTCCTCTGTGACCTTGACATGCTCGTCAGACACAGGCACTACCTTTTCAGCCAGAGTGATGAAGTACATTACCCCCATGTAGTCCTTCAGCCCCAGTAACTCACTGAAGTCTGCCTGgaaagggaaacagagagacagcatgAGATATAGAGTTGTTGTTCATTAAACCTGAGCCATTAGTATTACCTCTTAAACATATAGTAAAGCTACTGCGAGCCAGCTTATCTTATGTAAACAATCACCTTGACCAAAGCtcataatatttaaaatagaaaGGTCTCAAATGCTAAACTACGTGGccataacagagagagagagagagagagagagagagagagagagagactacagtATAGTCATGTGAATGCTGTCTGGTAAAATGTCAACAGCCCCCTACAGTTATTTGTTTTGAGAAGTCATCACAAAATGATAACCATGACTCCTACTCCATTATGTCTGATGATGTCAGCAGTCAGTGGCTGGCATGAGGCTAATCAGCTGATGCTCTTCTACTGTGACCACAACAAACTCCTTTACTCCGAGCTCTACATACCATAAGGCACTTGTatcaatctttctctctctgtttcaaaGAACAAAACGGATCATTTGCTAAAGTAagatagaataaaaaaaaaaaaaaaaattctattCAGAATTTAACTtgtaaaatattgaatatttggtttggaacaaaaaaacatatctgTCACTTACTATTAAGATCTACAGTACATCCTCCAAGAGTAGCATCTGAGTATTAAAATCTAAAACACTTATTGTAATTACGCCGCAGTCAGGTAATCAATAATGTAAAAGAATGGCTGTGTGCCTGGCAGAGGGCCATACATTTGgctttttaatttaacaatgcAGGGTCAAATTAGAGGTTTAATTCTGTGCTGCATTAGATGATCCATAATGATAATGAGAAACAGAATATCATACTTCATATTAT
Protein-coding sequences here:
- the aadac gene encoding arylacetamide deacetylase, which produces MRLGSVILFVAVCSFTAYYIYEPIPEEIEERWKLMLTNSFFRSLSHLADFSELLGLKDYMGVMYFITLAEKVVPVSDEHVKVTEEKFDGVEVVLYQPKQRAGDTELRRAVIYLHGGGWCLGSSRMSPYDLLARKMVTELDAVVLSVEYRLAPAHHFPVPYEDVYRVVKHFLQKGVLALYSVDPGRIAVSGDSAGGNLAAAVSQQLQKEPGQQVQLKAQALIYPVLQALDLNTPSYQQNQDMPILPRTLMVRFWSEYFTSDKALFRAMMANTHNNPESSSLLKFVNWSAFLPETYHRKYNYSAPAVVQGDGGEEVGMNGISRSFTDPRASPLLVPDTALHSLPKAYILTCEYDVLRDDGIMYVTRLRAAGVEVTHEHYDTGFHGGLMFTVWPTDFLIARRMTDNYIKWLKENL